DNA from Mucilaginibacter mallensis:
TGAGTGGCGAAGCTTTATAATTTTGATACAGAGGCTTATATTCCTGATAACTGGCTTTGAATTGGTTTAAAGCCTTATCGTAACGGTTGCGTTTGATTGGATCGCTTAATACTTCGTAAGCCTCCTGGATTTCCATGAAACGGCTTTCGAAATATTCATCATCAGGGTTAAGGTCTGGATGGAATTTTTTTGATAGTTTTCTGTAAGCTTCTTTTATCTCAGCTTTTGTAGCAGTAGTATCTGCACCCAGTGTATAATAGAAATCTCTCATGCCAATTGCAACAAATAGAATGCGTTAACATTTATTTGATTGAATCAGCGGTATTTAGTTTAATCCCGGATTACAAATCCTTTATATACTTCAAAAACAAATGCAAAGCTTCTTTCTTTTTCTCTGTCAGATCAAAATCAAGCTTGTGCATCAGGTAGTCTTCCAGGTCGAAATCGGTTCTTGGGGTTAGTTCCTTTAATACTTCTGACCTATGGTCGAGCCCTGATTTAAGGGCCACGTTAAACTCATCGATAAACTCCTGTGGGATAGGTTTATTAGCGATCCATGCGGCAAAACAAAAAGGTAAGCCGGTAAATTTTTGCCATTCTTCGGCAAGATCATATACAAACGGATATTTATCTTTTTTGCCGAATGTACGGTCGCCTATAAGTACACAGGCCGTTTTAGGGTCGGTGGATGTAGTATAGTCCTCAGCATCAACTATCAGTTCCGGTTGAATTTTCCAGAAGTTTTTCAGTAGTACTTTCGCCAGGTTATTTGATGAGCGTGATTCCGGATCGAGCTGAATCCGCTTTACATCCTTAATATCGCAATTGCTAAAAATAAAAACCGAGTTCACCGGGCCTACTGCGCCAATACAATAATCTGATACAATTTCCCAATAAGGCATATTTAATGTTGCCGCTACGGGGATTAAGCCAATATCAACTTTATCATCAATCAGCTTTTGAGCGCAATCTGTTGGTGTATCTAAACTAAGTTCAATTTTATTTAACAGATCAGCATGTTGTATACCGTATATAAAGGGCTTGGTGTTAGTATAGCTAACTGCGGATATTTTCAGTTTCATTTTGTTAGTATCAAGTAGCTAGTATCAGGTAGCAAGTACTAAGCACCTGGACATCCTCCTGTCTAAATACTTGATACTTGCTACTTGATACTACTTTAGGTGTTCGGCGTTATTGAAATCTATGATCTCAAATTTATCACCATCATAAGTTAATTTGTAAAGTATCAGGTTTTGATGTGGGAATGTTTCCATTTCGGTAAGTGGCTGGCCCGTTATCCAGCAAAGCAGCAATCGCATTGCACGCCCGTGCATACAGATCAGCACTGTTTCCTCTTCGGGATGGCTCAGGATGGTTGCTATGGCTTTTTCCTGTCTTGCTTTTACCTGGTTTGGACTTTCGCCACCATCCAGACTAACATCAAGGTTACCAGCAACCCATTCGCGAATTACCTGTAAGAAAGATGCCCTGTTTTCAGGTGTGCTTTCTGTGCCTTCCAAAACACCCCAGGCCATTTCATCAAGTCCTTCCAGCTTTTCATAAGGAATCCCCAGGTCGATAAATTTTTGGATACTTTGCTGCGTGCGCTTTAGTTCGGATATATAGATCTTATCGAAAGCAACATCTTTATAGGAATCAAAAAACTGAGCGGCTTGTTTGCGGCCTTCGTCGTTAAGGTCGGTATTCATTCCCCGGCCTTGTACAATCCCCAGTTTGTTAAGCTCTGTTTGCCCGTGCCGAACGATGTATAGTGTCTTTTTTATGGTGTTCATTTGTTCATTGGTTCACTCGTTCATTAGTAAAAAGCGATGAACCTTCAATCGTATATATAACTATTCTATTACCTCTTCAAGTGTGTTAGTCCGCCACTGCACCAATGAACTATTGAACTAATTAATAACCGGCAGTTTATAAAAAGAAGGTTTCGCTTCTTCCGGGAACTGGTAATCGTTATAATCAGTCACTACATTATACAAGGTATCACGCTCAATTGGGTACCTGCCTACATGTTTTATTAGTTCAACCAATTGTTTGGTGCTCATACCCGGGTGCTGCTCCTCTGAGCCTGCCATTGAGTAAATTTTAGTGGTATCATCCAGCGTACCGTCAATATCATCAACCCCAAAGTTTAATGATAACTGCGCTGTTGTGCGACTGATCATTGCCCAATAGGCCTTTATGTGATCGAAATTATCCAAGTAGATACGTGCGATAGCGTAATTCCTCAAATCCTCAACCACAGTTGATTCAGGCACATTCGACATTTGGTTATCCTTATTACGGAATTTCAATGGGATGAAAGTCTGGAACCCACCTGTTTTATCCTGCAAGGTACGTAGGCGATCCATATGATCAATCCTGTGCCAGAATTTCTCAATATGGCCGTATAACATAGTAGCATTTGACCTGCCACCTATTTTATGCCATTCTTCATGTATAGCCAGCCACTGGTCGCCGGTACATTTATCTTTTGATATCAGGTCCCTAACTTCGGGGTGAAATATCTCTGCACCACCACCAGGTATTGATTCCAAACCGGCATCCATCATCATGCGCATGCCTGTAGCATAATCGATCTTGGCTTTCTTGAAAATGTAATGGTATTCAACCGGGGTTAATGCCTTAACATGCAGCTCAGGGCGGTGTTGTTTTATTTTGGTGAATAGTTCGGAGTAAAAGGCGACATCATATTGCGGCAATACACCACCAACTATATGCACCTCGGTAACCGGCTCATCATCGTATTTTTTTACAATGTCGAGCATTTCTTCCATGG
Protein-coding regions in this window:
- a CDS encoding menaquinone biosynthetic enzyme MqnA/MqnD family protein, with protein sequence MKLKISAVSYTNTKPFIYGIQHADLLNKIELSLDTPTDCAQKLIDDKVDIGLIPVAATLNMPYWEIVSDYCIGAVGPVNSVFIFSNCDIKDVKRIQLDPESRSSNNLAKVLLKNFWKIQPELIVDAEDYTTSTDPKTACVLIGDRTFGKKDKYPFVYDLAEEWQKFTGLPFCFAAWIANKPIPQEFIDEFNVALKSGLDHRSEVLKELTPRTDFDLEDYLMHKLDFDLTEKKKEALHLFLKYIKDL
- a CDS encoding histidine phosphatase family protein, giving the protein MNTIKKTLYIVRHGQTELNKLGIVQGRGMNTDLNDEGRKQAAQFFDSYKDVAFDKIYISELKRTQQSIQKFIDLGIPYEKLEGLDEMAWGVLEGTESTPENRASFLQVIREWVAGNLDVSLDGGESPNQVKARQEKAIATILSHPEEETVLICMHGRAMRLLLCWITGQPLTEMETFPHQNLILYKLTYDGDKFEIIDFNNAEHLK
- the mqnE gene encoding aminofutalosine synthase MqnE — protein: MEAERNLTLLLQDTGLPTDLKHIAEKVLHGERITFDEGVLLFEKGELGYLGILANYIREKRHGNKTYFNRNFHIEPTNLCVYDCKFCSYSRLIKERSQGWEYTMEEMLDIVKKYDDEPVTEVHIVGGVLPQYDVAFYSELFTKIKQHRPELHVKALTPVEYHYIFKKAKIDYATGMRMMMDAGLESIPGGGAEIFHPEVRDLISKDKCTGDQWLAIHEEWHKIGGRSNATMLYGHIEKFWHRIDHMDRLRTLQDKTGGFQTFIPLKFRNKDNQMSNVPESTVVEDLRNYAIARIYLDNFDHIKAYWAMISRTTAQLSLNFGVDDIDGTLDDTTKIYSMAGSEEQHPGMSTKQLVELIKHVGRYPIERDTLYNVVTDYNDYQFPEEAKPSFYKLPVIN